Proteins from a genomic interval of Equus quagga isolate Etosha38 chromosome 11, UCLA_HA_Equagga_1.0, whole genome shotgun sequence:
- the RUNDC3A gene encoding RUN domain-containing protein 3A, producing MEASFVQTTMALGLSSKKASSRNVAVERRNLITVCRFSVKTLLEKYTAEPIDDSSEEFVNFAAILEQILSHRFKACAPAGPVSWFSSDGQRGFWDYIRLACSKVPNNCVSSIENMENISTARAKGRAWIRVALMEKRMSEYITTALRDTRTTRRFYDSGAIMLREEATVLTGMLIGLSAIDFSFCLKGEVLDGKTPVVIDYTPYLKFTQSYDYLTDEEERHSAESSTSEDNSPEHPYLPLVTDEDSWYSKWHKMEQKFRIVYAQKGYLEELVRLRESQLKDLEAENRRLQLQLEEAAAQNQREKRELEGVILELQEQLTGLIPGDHAPLAHGSKELTTALVNQWPSLGTLSGAEGANNPKLYRRHSFMSTEPLSAEASLSSDSQRLGEGKRDEEPWGPIGKDPTPSMLGLCGSLASIPSCKSLASFKSNECLVSDSPEGSPALSPS from the exons gttcTCGGTGAAAACACTGCTGGAGAAGTACACAGCAGAGCCCATCGATGACTCATCTGAGGAGTTTGTAAATTTTGCAGCCATCTTAGAGCAGATCCTCAGCCACCGTTTCAAAG CCTGTGCCCCAGCAGGTCCGGTGAGCTGGTTCAGCTCAGACGGGCAGCGGGGCTTCTGGGACTATATCCGGCTGGCCTGCAGCAAAGTGCCCAACAACTGCGTGAGCAGCATCGAGAACATGGAGAACATCAGCACAGCCCGAGCCAAG GGCCGGGCATGGATCCGGGTGGCACTGATGGAGAAGCGCATGTCGGAATACATCACCACAGCCCTGCGGGACACCCGGACCACCAG GCGTTTCTACGACTCGGGAGCCATCATGCTGCGGGAGGAAGCCACGGTCCTTACAGGGATGCTGATCGGACTGAGCGCCATAGACTTCAG CTTCTGCCTAAAGGGCGAAGTGCTGGACGGGAAGACCCCCGTGGTCATCGACTACACGCCCTACCTAAAGTTCACCCAGAG ctACGACTACCTGACGGACGAAGAGGAGCGGCACAGCGCCGAGAGCAGCACAAGCGAGGACAACTCTCCTGAGCACCCGTACCTGCCGCTCGTCACCGACGAGGACAGCTGGTACAGCAAGTGGCACAAGATGGAACAGAAGTTCCGTATCGTCTACGCGCAGAAG GGCTACCTGGAGGAGCTGGTGCGTCTGCGCGAGTCGCAACTGAAGGACCTGGAGGCGGAGAACCGGCGGCTGCAGCTGCAGCTGGAGGAGGCGGCGGCGCAGAACCAGCGCGAGAAGCGGGAGCTGGAAGGCGTGATCCTGGAGCTGCAGGAGCAGCT gacAGGTCTGATCCCCGGTGACCACGCTCCCCTGGCCCATGGTTCGAAGGAGCTCACCACGGCCCTGGTCAACCAATGGCCATCACTGGGAACGCTCAGTGGGGCCGAGGGTGCCAACAACCCCAAGCTTTACCGGAG ACACAGTTTCATGAGTACGGAGCCGCTGTCAGCTGAAGCCAGTCTGAGCTCGGATTCCCAGCGCCTGGGAGAGGGCAAGCGGGATGAGGAGCCCTGGGGCCCTATCG GGAAGGACCCCACGCCCTCCATGCTGGGCCTCTGCGGCTCCCTGGCCTCCATCCCCAGCTGCAAGTCCCTGGCGAGCTTCAAATCCAACGAGTGCCTGGTGAGCGACAGTCCCGAAGGCAGCCCGGCACTGAGCCCCAGTT